A single window of Anomaloglossus baeobatrachus isolate aAnoBae1 chromosome 5, aAnoBae1.hap1, whole genome shotgun sequence DNA harbors:
- the LOC142312952 gene encoding gastrula zinc finger protein XlCGF66.1-like, whose amino-acid sequence MDIDRDKMAEKILDLTLEILFRLTGEDYILVKTSSERCQAPVSEGWRRPLSPITGSPPHPPIHEDINDQKILELTYKMIELLTGEVPIRCQDVTVYFSMEEWEYLEVHKDLYKDVMMEVPQPLTSAETHLTENITPKIVYISKNHEATSSNFTSFTLLTNFLLMKTVKFDNFSIYNHGRKF is encoded by the exons ATGGATatagacagggacaagatggcggagaagatattagacctcaccctggagatcctcttccggcttactggagag gattacatatTAGTGaaaacctctagtgagcgctgtcaggcccctgtgtctgagggatggagaagacccctgagcccaatcacggggtctccacctcaccccccgatacatgaggacatcaatgaccagaagatcctagaactcacctacaagatgattgagctgctgactggagag gttcctataaggtgtcaggacgtcaccgtctatttctccatggaggagtgggagtatttagaagtacacaaagatctgtacaaggacgtcatgatggaggttccccagcccctcacatcagcag aaactcatctgacagaaaATATTACCCCTAAAATAGTTTACATTTCTAAGAACCACGAAGCCACATCTTCTAATTTTACTAGTTTCACCCTACTTACTAATTTTCTACTGATGAAGACTGTTAAGTTTGATAATTTCAGTATATACAATCATGGCCGAAAGTTTTga
- the LOC142312951 gene encoding uncharacterized protein LOC142312951, with protein MQDGKKNSQVQNQEDKKNTKSEDTRAVNDRHRILEGQLTSDDFEITQDTIEVNAIVPDIPSSIHRKDKSTALKAGKPISCSQCGKCFVHKSHLVQHQKIHTGEKPFSCSECGKCFLRNAYLVQHQRTHTGEKPFLCSECGKCFVQKTHLVTHQRTHTGEKPFSCSECGKCFVDQSSFVRHQRTHTREKPFLCQEGGMCFSRKYSPLHHQKYHTGQSPYFT; from the exons ATGCAAGACGGCAAGAAGAATAGTCAGGTTCAGAACCAGGAggacaaaaaaaatacaaaatcagAAGACACAAGAGCAGTCA ATGATCGTCACAGGATACTAGAGGGACAATTGACATCCGATGACTTTGAGATCACACAAGATACGATTGAAGTGAATGCCATTGTTCCAGATATCCCATCATCCATTCACCGCAAAGATAAAAGCACTGCTCTTAAAGCGGGAAAGCCaatttcatgttcacaatgtggaaaatgttttgtacATAAATCACACCTTGttcaacatcagaaaattcacacaggggagaagcctttttcatgttcagaatgtgggaaatgttttttaagGAATGCATACCTTGttcaacatcagagaactcacacaggggagaagccttttttatgctcagaatgtgggaaatgttttgtacagaaaacacaccttgttacacatcagagaactcatacaggggaaaagcctttttcatgttcagaatgtgggaaatgttttgtagatcAATCAAGttttgttagacaccagagaactcacaccagGGAGAAACCTTTTTTATGTCAGGAGGGTGGAATGTGTTTTAGCCGAAAATATTCCCCCCTTCACCATCAAAAATACCACACGGGGCAAAGTCCTTATTTTACGTAG